In Osmerus mordax isolate fOsmMor3 chromosome 16, fOsmMor3.pri, whole genome shotgun sequence, the genomic stretch GAACAAAAATAGTCTGGCTCATTAAAAACTCTGATGCAGTTCCATCTCCAACACCAATCTGTCTTGGTTAATGCCCGACACTTCACCGTGGCACTTCCAGTTCTGTGGAAACCCCACTGGATAGTCAACGTGACTGACTGGAGGTAAGGGAACAACACTTGCGGGAAGTTCATTCCGCCTTTGACGTCGGCTAAACCTTAAATATTTTATTAATTCACAGTTTCTCTGGAGGTGCAGTACTTTTGATCTTATTTTGGCGGTATAACCACTAAGGGCGCCCCTCTCCGGGGCCTCCACATCAACACCTGGGCGTCATTGGCGTTGGGCCGGCCCAGGGCGTTAGGGGGGATGGGCTCCTGGTAGTTGAGGATGTGGGGCTGCTCCTGGTGTGGCCGACCAACCAGAGAGGCCCGGGAGCCCAGGGGCATGTCAGGGTCCACGGCAATGTCCACCCGCATCCTCCAACGCACCGTCTGCAACACGATTCGCTCCTGCAGGAACACATTGAGGATTGAAAGTCATCTTTTGGATCAATGACAACAGGTATGTgaaaagtgaaaaaaaaaatgaataaagaagaaagaaaaagaaaaaaagtgaaaagagagaaaggactgTTGGTTACCTTAGTGACCGAGTTCATAGCCACTAGCCATGTGATGAAACTCTGGTCTCTGGTGATGTGAGACAACATGGGTGTGTTGCTGTTGCTGATGGGCACAGCCCAGGTCACACTGGGGTAGAAGTTGTCATTCATGCTGACTGTCAGTCTTGAAGGCTTGGAGGTGGGGCCTGTCAGGGTGACAGTCTCGGTGGTGTTGCCGTACCAGGGGTAGCTGACCCCATCAGAGTCACTGATAGCCTTGACCCGGCCTTCACGGAGTTCTGGTAACTCCCAGCTGGACCTGAGGCAAGGGACGGCGGCACCATCAAATCAAGAGAAAACATTAAACCAAACCATGTACTCACTGCCTGTTTTCTATTTGCAAACCATATCACATGCAAATGAACTTaatcccatgtgtgtgtgtgactgacaagagttcgaggggaagagagagaagtagagagagataaagaaagatgtgccagaggcacagagagacaggcagactgagTGGCaccaacttacatttacatttacatttagtcatttagcagacgctcttatccagagcgacttacagtaagtacagggacattcccccgaggcaagtagggtgaagtgccttgcccaaggacacaacgtcagttggcatgaccgggaatcgaactggcaaccttcggattactagcccgactcccacaccgctcagccaactgactccctacttgACTGATGACTCTGACTACTCAGAACTTACATGCCAATGTCACCATATGTATTGTAGAACTCCATCTGTGTACAAGCCTGGATCCAGCCCACCACCCAAGTCTCATTTCGGGGCACCGGAGGCATCACGATCCCTGCGGAGGCCCTGAAGTAAGGTGTCTTGTAGCGTAGCACAATGGGCGAGTTCTCCTCAATGACAGTTGGACACTGATCAATAGAGGCTGATACCTCGTACACAACAATGTTCTCCCGTCTGATACGCGGCTTACATGCGATGCTCTGAATGCAGCCCATGGTGCTGACGAGTAGCAGAGTAAGCAGAACCAGAGGGAGCAAATGAGACCTGGCCAGTATGGACATCAGTCCCTTTCGAATTCCACTCAGTCTGAGGAGCAGATCAATCTTTTAATTGCCCATCATAGATGTGCTCAAATGCTTGGTTGTAGGCAAAACGAAATAGAAGCAGcattttgaaaacaaacatAAAGCCGAACATTCGATCAAATATAAAAACAGCCACAGCGATTGTTTTCAAGCGTTTGTCGTGGGAAAATTGGACGGTAAGAAGTGAAGAACGCCGTGGAAAGTGAGGGGAAGGTAGACTGAACAACTCCCTGCAGCCTTCCCCCGATACGTCTGTTCAGTGCCGCACTGCCCTTGGTGCTTGTCCCCAGTAACTGCGATTCGGCCTCCCCTGGGCTG encodes the following:
- the fam78ba gene encoding protein FAM78B; this translates as MGCIQSIACKPRIRRENIVVYEVSASIDQCPTVIEENSPIVLRYKTPYFRASAGIVMPPVPRNETWVVGWIQACTQMEFYNTYGDIGMSSWELPELREGRVKAISDSDGVSYPWYGNTTETVTLTGPTSKPSRLTVSMNDNFYPSVTWAVPISNSNTPMLSHITRDQSFITWLVAMNSVTKERIVLQTVRWRMRVDIAVDPDMPLGSRASLVGRPHQEQPHILNYQEPIPPNALGRPNANDAQVLMWRPRRGAPLVVIPPK